Within the Candidatus Margulisiibacteriota bacterium genome, the region AATTCCTCCTGCGTCGGCCAGTACTGCCAGTTTTGGTTGCGATACGTCATTTGCGAGGCGTCGGAAAAACGCACAATTTGCTGGAAGCCGTAACCCGCGCCTTTTTCCGCGGCGCGGCCAAAATACAGATTGCCGTACAAATTATCCTGCCAGAAATAATTGATATTCCACCGCCAGTAAACGCCGTTGAAAATATTATTTCCAAACTCCGGCAGAGGCGCCGGGATCGAGAAAGCATTTGGCCGGTTATCAAAAATCAGGGCCGGCGCATAATAAATAGGCGCGTCAAACCAGCTCAGCCGCGCCTGGTACGCAACCGTCAACTCAGGACGATAGTCCAGCCGTTTAAAGTCAGCGCGGAGTCTCAACGGTTTTAGGCCGAGGGATAGATCGTGAAATATGTTAGTATCTTTTTTTTCTTCCAGGCCGGTATAAGTGACCGCCAGTATGTCGCTGCTGACCGCCTCCAGCCGAGCGGCGAGATCAAGCGCGTTATCGCTGACAGCCGTAGGCTGTGCGTTACCGCTAACAGCCGCAGGCTGCGCGGATGCGCTAACAGCCGCAGGCTGCGCCGCCGCGCCGATGGTCAAAACCACGCCCAGCAGCAAAAAATAAAATTTATTCATCGCGCGAGAAACTTCACCATGGCTCTGCCGAATTCTTCCGCGGCAGCCGGACCGTCAGCGGTGATAATATTGTCGCTGACCACCACCGGTTTGTTGACATACACGCCGCCATTCTGGCGGATACTCTCCAGCGCATCGACATCCGGGAACACGGTCAATTGTCTGCCGCGCAGCAAACCCGCCTGCGCGGGTATCACCCCGGAAATACAAATCGCCGCGACAAGTCTGCCGTCCGCGTCAAATTCGCGGCACAAACGCAAAACCGTGGCATTGTGCCAATAAGTTTTCTGTCCGCCGACGATCATCAGTCCTTGATAATCCGCTGAATTTACTTTATCGAGCGTGAGGTCTACGCGGGCGGTCACTAAATCTTTTTTGCCGCGCAATTTGCCAAGCAGGGTCGACGCCGTCACCACCGCAAAACCAGCCTCTTCCAGGATCCGTTTCGGCACGGCGTATTCCTCATCACGAAAACCATTGGGCACGATCAAAAACAAAACCGCCATTTTACAATCCTTTATTCACATCAATATTTGAGCCGTCAATTTGTTTACGGCCGGCCGCTGGAATCACCGCCGACTGCGGATTATTGGTCGGTTTAGTTTCCTCGTCAACTTCCGATAAAAACACAATGCTGCCGGCATCAGGATAAAAAGTTCTTTCCCAATCCGGCCGCTGCGCGCCGACCGGCACCAGCCCGCCCAGTATAGAATGTGTGTGGCACTGCTCCGTGTACACGCCGTTTTCCCACATCAATTCCTCGACCACATCGGATTCCGGACACATTGGCGTCGCCAGCCCCTGCCCGACTACGCAGATCCGCTGCTTGACCATGCCGCGCGGATACGGGAAATATTCTT harbors:
- a CDS encoding DJ-1/PfpI family protein, whose product is MAVLFLIVPNGFRDEEYAVPKRILEEAGFAVVTASTLLGKLRGKKDLVTARVDLTLDKVNSADYQGLMIVGGQKTYWHNATVLRLCREFDADGRLVAAICISGVIPAQAGLLRGRQLTVFPDVDALESIRQNGGVYVNKPVVVSDNIITADGPAAAEEFGRAMVKFLAR